In Corallococcus caeni, the following are encoded in one genomic region:
- a CDS encoding macro domain-containing protein, translating to MPVQLVEGDLLDQPVDAIVNAWNRNIIPWWLLLPQGVSGAIKRRGGTAPFRELARVGPMPLGSAVVTGPGRLPFKGIIHVAGINMLWRASARSIQDSVRNALARAGEQAFRSVAFPIIGAGSGSFDEDRALELMREALGDAPAFDVRVVRFRR from the coding sequence ATGCCCGTGCAACTGGTGGAAGGCGACCTGCTGGACCAGCCGGTGGACGCCATCGTCAACGCGTGGAACCGGAACATCATCCCCTGGTGGCTGCTCTTGCCCCAGGGGGTGTCCGGGGCCATCAAGCGCCGGGGCGGCACGGCCCCGTTCCGTGAGCTGGCGCGGGTGGGGCCCATGCCCCTGGGCTCGGCGGTGGTGACCGGGCCGGGGCGCCTTCCCTTCAAGGGCATCATCCACGTCGCCGGCATCAACATGCTCTGGCGCGCGTCCGCGCGGTCCATCCAGGACTCGGTGCGAAACGCGCTGGCGCGGGCCGGGGAGCAGGCTTTTCGCTCCGTGGCGTTCCCCATCATCGGCGCGGGCTCCGGGAGCTTCGACGAGGACCGCGCGCTGGAGCTGATGCGCGAGGCCCTGGGCGACGCCCCCGCTTTCGACGTGCGCGTGGTGCGCTTCCGCCGTTAG
- a CDS encoding M16 family metallopeptidase: MTRRTPLALLAVLLVAAPPVWAAPAPLPRPAASSAARAPSKPASLSPVASVEGITEYRLPNGLRVLLFPDPTKATVTVNVTYLVGSKHEGYGETGMAHLLEHLMFKGTPTTPNVPQALTERGARPNGTTWLDRTNYYETLPASDDNLSWALGFEADRMVHSFIARKDLDSEMTVVRNEFESGENDPRGILFKRTMSAAYLWHNYGKATIGAKADLEHVPIDRLQAFYRRYYRPDNATLVIAGRFQPEKALALVQSTFGKLQKPAEPVPLTYTQEPTQDGEREVTLRRVGDNQLLSSVYHVPEGAHPDFAAIDVLTQVLGDVPSGRLYKALVETKKASRAGAFNFQLRDPGVIGFSAEARQDQPLGPVREGLLKTVEESSKTPFTDEEVNRAKTNLAKQTELLLNNSERAAILLSEWAAVGDWRLLFLHRDRIEAVTPADVTRVAAAYLKASNRTLGSFLPTPKPDRSELPPPVDVAKMVDGYQGKALVAQGEAFDPSPANIESRVQRGELPSGVKYALLPKKTRGEMVNLTLDLHWGTAEAVNGKQPAASYAGSMLMRGTKKHTRQQLEDAFDKLKARVGVDGGATGASVGIECPRASLPEVLKLVAEVLREPAFDAKEFALLKQERLASLESQRSEPQPQGSIAFWRVLSAHYPKGHPLYVPTLDERLADAKAVTLEQARDFHRQFYGASRGELAVVGDFDAKEITSLTGSLLDGWKSPAPYARVARTYQPVAPKSVVLETPDKANAYFLAGQLLQIRDDDADWPGMMMGNFLLGGGFLNSRLATRVRQQDGLSYGVGSSLSAEELDTVGWFVTYAIYAPQNAQKLEAAMREEITRAVQKGFTPQELDKARAGLLEYRQSARAQDGNLARQLSNGLYFGRTLAFDADVEAKLQKLTAEDVRKALSKHLDFSKATLVRAGDFAGASKQQAPEPAKASAAP; this comes from the coding sequence ATGACGCGTCGTACCCCGCTCGCCCTGCTGGCCGTCCTGCTCGTGGCGGCCCCGCCTGTGTGGGCCGCTCCGGCTCCCCTCCCGAGGCCCGCTGCCTCCTCGGCCGCGCGCGCGCCCTCGAAGCCTGCCTCCCTGTCCCCCGTCGCGAGCGTGGAGGGCATCACCGAATACCGCCTGCCCAATGGCCTGCGCGTCCTGCTCTTCCCGGACCCCACCAAGGCCACCGTCACCGTCAACGTCACCTACCTCGTGGGCAGCAAGCACGAAGGCTACGGCGAGACGGGCATGGCGCACCTGCTCGAACACCTGATGTTCAAGGGCACGCCCACCACCCCCAACGTGCCCCAGGCCCTCACCGAACGCGGCGCGCGCCCCAACGGCACCACCTGGCTGGACCGCACGAACTACTACGAGACCCTGCCCGCGTCGGACGACAACCTGTCCTGGGCGCTCGGCTTCGAGGCGGACCGCATGGTCCACAGCTTCATCGCGCGCAAGGACCTGGACAGCGAGATGACCGTCGTGCGCAACGAGTTCGAGTCCGGCGAGAACGACCCGCGCGGCATCCTCTTCAAGCGCACCATGAGCGCCGCGTACCTCTGGCACAACTACGGCAAGGCCACCATCGGCGCCAAGGCGGACCTGGAGCACGTGCCCATCGACCGGCTCCAGGCCTTCTACCGGCGCTACTACCGCCCCGACAACGCGACGCTCGTCATCGCCGGCCGCTTCCAGCCGGAGAAGGCCCTGGCGCTCGTGCAGTCCACCTTCGGCAAGCTCCAGAAGCCCGCGGAGCCCGTGCCCCTCACGTACACCCAGGAGCCCACCCAGGACGGCGAGCGTGAAGTGACGCTGCGCCGCGTGGGCGACAACCAGCTGCTCTCCAGCGTCTACCACGTGCCCGAGGGCGCCCACCCCGACTTCGCCGCCATCGACGTGCTCACCCAGGTGCTGGGCGACGTGCCGTCGGGCCGCCTCTACAAGGCGCTCGTGGAGACGAAGAAGGCGTCGCGCGCGGGCGCGTTCAACTTCCAGCTGCGCGACCCGGGCGTCATCGGCTTCAGCGCGGAGGCCCGGCAGGATCAGCCCCTGGGCCCCGTGCGCGAAGGCCTGCTCAAGACCGTGGAGGAGTCCTCCAAGACGCCCTTCACCGACGAGGAGGTGAACCGCGCGAAGACGAACCTCGCGAAGCAGACGGAGCTGCTGCTCAACAACTCCGAGCGCGCCGCCATCCTCCTGTCCGAGTGGGCCGCCGTGGGCGACTGGCGCCTGCTCTTCCTGCACCGCGACCGCATCGAGGCCGTCACGCCCGCGGACGTCACCCGCGTGGCCGCCGCGTACCTCAAGGCCTCCAACCGCACCCTGGGTTCCTTCCTGCCCACGCCCAAGCCGGACCGCTCGGAGCTGCCGCCCCCGGTGGACGTGGCGAAGATGGTGGACGGCTACCAGGGCAAGGCGCTCGTCGCGCAGGGCGAGGCCTTCGACCCCTCCCCCGCCAACATCGAGTCACGCGTGCAGCGCGGTGAGCTGCCGTCCGGCGTGAAGTACGCGCTGCTGCCCAAGAAGACGCGCGGCGAGATGGTCAACCTCACGCTGGACCTGCACTGGGGCACCGCGGAGGCCGTGAACGGCAAGCAGCCCGCCGCCTCCTATGCCGGCAGCATGCTGATGCGCGGCACGAAGAAGCACACCCGGCAGCAGCTGGAGGACGCGTTCGACAAGCTCAAGGCCCGCGTGGGCGTGGACGGCGGCGCGACGGGCGCCAGCGTCGGCATCGAGTGCCCTCGCGCGAGCCTCCCGGAGGTCCTCAAGCTGGTGGCGGAGGTGCTGCGCGAGCCCGCCTTCGACGCGAAGGAGTTCGCGCTCCTCAAGCAGGAGCGGCTGGCCTCGCTGGAGTCGCAGCGCAGCGAACCGCAGCCCCAGGGCAGCATCGCGTTCTGGCGCGTGCTGAGCGCTCACTACCCCAAGGGCCACCCGCTCTACGTGCCCACCCTGGACGAGCGCCTGGCCGACGCGAAGGCCGTCACGCTGGAGCAGGCGCGCGACTTCCACCGCCAGTTCTACGGCGCCTCGCGCGGGGAACTCGCGGTGGTGGGGGACTTCGACGCGAAGGAGATCACCTCGCTCACGGGCAGCCTGCTCGATGGCTGGAAGAGCCCGGCGCCGTACGCGCGCGTGGCCCGGACGTACCAGCCCGTGGCCCCGAAGTCCGTGGTGCTGGAGACGCCGGACAAGGCCAACGCGTACTTCCTCGCGGGACAGCTGCTCCAGATTCGCGACGACGACGCGGACTGGCCCGGCATGATGATGGGCAACTTCCTCCTGGGCGGCGGCTTCCTCAACTCGCGGCTGGCCACGCGCGTGCGCCAGCAGGACGGCCTGTCCTATGGCGTGGGCAGCAGCCTGTCCGCCGAGGAGCTGGACACCGTGGGCTGGTTCGTCACCTACGCCATCTACGCGCCGCAGAACGCGCAGAAGCTGGAGGCCGCCATGCGCGAGGAGATCACCCGCGCCGTGCAGAAGGGCTTCACGCCGCAGGAGCTGGACAAGGCGCGCGCGGGCCTCCTGGAGTACCGCCAGTCCGCTCGCGCGCAGGATGGGAACCTGGCCCGGCAGCTGTCCAACGGCCTGTACTTCGGGCGCACGCTCGCGTTCGACGCGGACGTGGAGGCGAAGCTCCAGAAGCTGACCGCCGAGGACGTGCGCAAGGCCCTGTCCAAGCACCTGGACTTCAGCAAGGCCACCCTCGTTCGCGCGGGTGACTTCGCGGGCGCGTCCAAGCAGCAGGCTCCGGAGCCTGCCAAGGCGAGCGCGGCGCCGTAA
- a CDS encoding aldo/keto reductase — protein MRKRRLGNSDMDLTALGFGAWAIGGGGWAFAWGAQDDARSIEAIQRALDSGINWIDTAAVYGLGHSEEVVAKALEGRDKRPYVFTKCGMVWDDQGRVSRGLTADSVRKECEASLRRLKVDAIDLYQVHWPVEDGAELEEGWTALAELQRQGKVRWLGVSNFDVSQLERVRRIAPVTSLQPPYSLIHRDIEDDVLPYCQAQGIGVIVYSPMASGLLTGAMTRERIQAMPDDDWRRRSADFQEPKLSHHLMLVERLREVAERHGRSPAEAAIAWTLRDPAVTAAIVGARSAKQVDGFIHAGNFRLTSEEVREVEEALGSGSAMAPGGIYA, from the coding sequence ATGCGGAAGCGACGGTTGGGCAATTCCGACATGGACCTCACCGCGCTGGGGTTCGGCGCGTGGGCCATTGGCGGGGGCGGCTGGGCGTTCGCCTGGGGCGCGCAGGACGACGCGCGGTCCATTGAAGCCATCCAGCGCGCGCTGGATTCGGGCATCAACTGGATAGACACGGCGGCGGTGTATGGGTTGGGGCACTCCGAGGAGGTGGTCGCGAAGGCGCTGGAGGGCCGGGACAAACGGCCGTATGTCTTCACCAAGTGCGGCATGGTCTGGGATGACCAGGGCCGCGTCAGCCGCGGGCTCACGGCGGACTCGGTGCGCAAGGAGTGCGAGGCGTCCCTGCGCCGGCTGAAGGTGGATGCCATTGATTTGTATCAGGTGCACTGGCCGGTGGAGGACGGGGCGGAGCTGGAGGAGGGGTGGACGGCGTTGGCGGAGCTGCAGCGGCAGGGCAAGGTGCGCTGGCTGGGCGTGTCCAACTTCGATGTCTCGCAGCTGGAGCGGGTGCGGCGCATCGCGCCGGTGACGTCGTTGCAGCCGCCGTATTCGCTCATCCACCGGGACATCGAGGACGACGTGCTGCCCTACTGTCAGGCGCAGGGAATCGGGGTGATTGTGTATTCACCCATGGCGTCCGGGTTGCTGACAGGGGCGATGACCCGCGAGCGCATCCAGGCGATGCCGGACGACGACTGGCGCCGCCGCAGCGCGGACTTCCAGGAGCCGAAGCTGTCGCATCACCTGATGCTGGTGGAGCGCCTGCGCGAGGTGGCCGAGCGGCATGGCCGTTCTCCCGCGGAGGCGGCCATTGCCTGGACGCTGCGGGATCCGGCCGTCACCGCCGCCATCGTCGGGGCGCGCAGCGCGAAGCAGGTGGATGGCTTCATCCACGCGGGGAACTTCCGGCTCACGTCCGAGGAGGTCCGCGAGGTGGAGGAGGCGCTGGGGTCCGGCTCCGCGATGGCGCCCGGGGGTATCTACGCCTGA
- the sppA gene encoding signal peptide peptidase SppA has protein sequence MKRFFIGALAFIGALSILFVVGVVGLLMLAASSKPGVPSNLVLELDLQQPLPEYTLDTSLAGAFGEEPTSLRDVVEGLEKARTDPRVKSLVVRVGQPGSAAQVQELRDAVKAFRASGKRAVAYADGFGEAGNGTGAYYLASAFDAVYIQPSGDVGLTGLVMETPFARDAFAKFGVKPEFGKRAEYKNAVNTFTDTSYGPHQREATEAYGQSLFNQVVKGVAEGRKLSEDEVRALIDRAPFMGQAAVDAKLVDGLRYRDEIHDELKQQAGDGAQLLYVDKYLERAGRPNQTGTTIALIYGVGEVLRGKSQSNPLSGGQVMGGDTVAAAFRKAVEDPSVKAILFRVDSPGGSYSASDTIRREVQRAREAGKPVIVSMGTYAASGGYFVAMAGDKIVAQPGTLTGSIGVYNGKFVTSELWAKLGVNFDTIAFGKNATFSSSDQDFTPEQRAQLESELDTIYLDFTSRAAQARNMPLEKLQSVARGRVWTGEDALERGLVDALGGYPKALELAKEAAKLEKDAPVRIVVFPRPRPTGQVLSEMLGKHEADNSDDEAAGSQAVMSSQLLEQVRAVYRVGAKLGLTGQGAEGRMLYAPVPDVRW, from the coding sequence ATGAAACGCTTCTTCATTGGCGCGCTGGCCTTCATCGGGGCGCTGTCCATCCTCTTCGTGGTGGGTGTGGTGGGGCTGTTGATGCTCGCGGCGTCGAGCAAGCCCGGCGTGCCGTCCAACCTGGTGCTGGAGCTGGACCTGCAGCAGCCGCTGCCGGAGTACACGCTGGACACGTCCCTGGCGGGCGCCTTCGGCGAGGAGCCCACGTCGCTGCGGGACGTGGTGGAGGGGCTGGAGAAGGCCCGCACGGACCCTCGGGTGAAGTCGCTGGTGGTGCGCGTCGGGCAGCCGGGCAGCGCCGCGCAGGTGCAGGAGCTGCGGGACGCGGTGAAGGCCTTCCGCGCGTCAGGCAAGCGGGCGGTGGCGTACGCGGACGGCTTCGGCGAGGCGGGCAACGGCACCGGCGCCTACTACCTGGCCAGCGCCTTCGACGCCGTCTACATCCAGCCCTCCGGCGACGTGGGGCTCACCGGCCTGGTGATGGAGACGCCCTTCGCTCGCGACGCCTTCGCGAAGTTCGGCGTGAAGCCGGAGTTCGGCAAGCGCGCCGAGTACAAGAACGCCGTCAACACCTTCACCGACACGTCCTACGGCCCCCACCAGCGCGAGGCCACGGAGGCGTATGGCCAGAGCCTCTTCAACCAGGTGGTGAAGGGCGTGGCGGAGGGCCGCAAGCTGTCCGAGGACGAGGTGCGCGCCCTCATCGACCGCGCGCCCTTCATGGGCCAGGCGGCCGTGGACGCGAAGCTGGTGGACGGGCTGCGCTACCGCGATGAGATCCACGACGAGCTCAAGCAGCAGGCCGGCGACGGCGCGCAGCTGCTCTACGTGGACAAGTACCTGGAGCGCGCGGGCCGGCCGAACCAGACGGGCACCACCATCGCGCTCATCTACGGGGTGGGGGAGGTCTTGCGCGGCAAGAGCCAGTCCAACCCGCTCTCCGGCGGCCAGGTGATGGGCGGCGACACGGTGGCCGCGGCCTTCCGCAAGGCGGTGGAGGACCCGTCCGTGAAGGCCATCCTCTTCCGCGTGGACAGCCCGGGCGGCAGCTACTCCGCCAGCGACACCATCCGCCGCGAGGTGCAGCGCGCGCGCGAGGCGGGCAAGCCCGTCATCGTCTCCATGGGCACGTACGCGGCCAGCGGCGGCTACTTCGTCGCCATGGCCGGGGACAAAATCGTCGCGCAGCCGGGCACGCTGACGGGGAGCATCGGCGTGTACAACGGCAAGTTCGTCACGTCGGAGCTGTGGGCGAAACTGGGCGTGAACTTCGACACCATCGCCTTCGGGAAGAACGCCACCTTCTCCAGCTCCGACCAGGACTTCACCCCCGAGCAGCGCGCGCAGCTGGAGTCCGAGCTGGACACCATCTACCTGGACTTCACCAGCCGCGCCGCCCAGGCGCGGAACATGCCGCTGGAGAAGCTCCAGTCCGTGGCCAGGGGGCGCGTGTGGACGGGCGAGGACGCGCTGGAGCGCGGGCTGGTGGACGCGCTCGGCGGCTACCCGAAGGCGCTGGAGCTGGCGAAGGAGGCCGCGAAGCTGGAGAAGGACGCACCGGTCCGCATCGTCGTCTTCCCGCGCCCCCGGCCCACCGGGCAGGTGCTGTCGGAGATGCTGGGCAAGCACGAGGCGGACAACAGCGACGACGAAGCCGCCGGCAGCCAGGCCGTCATGTCGTCGCAGCTGCTGGAGCAGGTGCGGGCCGTGTACCGCGTGGGCGCGAAGCTGGGCCTCACGGGGCAGGGCGCGGAGGGGCGCATGCTGTACGCGCCCGTGCCGGACGTGCGCTGGTAG
- a CDS encoding cysteine dioxygenase gives MADACLREFVRMLRARRAAPGGLAGVDAEMAGLQLEPSSLKPYLHFLPGRYTRNLIHRDEGLEIIVNCWSQGSVSPVHDHDGQECWFSIQRGQFLLENYPLLEGGMEPGLARLGAPARVGPVGAGHVDFRDPGASIHRVSLAGNAPGITLHVYAGPVARCLVFDPRRHRCASHSLRYHSIFGRPVRPDEGRGSVPLHV, from the coding sequence ATGGCTGACGCGTGCCTGAGAGAGTTCGTGCGGATGCTCCGCGCGCGCCGTGCCGCTCCCGGGGGACTGGCGGGGGTGGATGCGGAGATGGCGGGGCTCCAACTGGAGCCGTCCAGCCTCAAGCCCTACCTGCACTTCCTGCCGGGCCGCTACACGCGCAACCTCATCCACCGCGACGAGGGACTGGAGATCATCGTCAACTGCTGGTCCCAGGGCTCGGTCTCGCCCGTCCACGACCATGACGGCCAGGAGTGCTGGTTCAGCATCCAGCGCGGCCAGTTCCTCCTGGAGAACTACCCGCTGCTGGAGGGTGGGATGGAGCCCGGCCTGGCGCGGCTGGGGGCTCCGGCGCGGGTGGGCCCGGTGGGCGCCGGGCACGTGGACTTCCGCGACCCGGGCGCCTCCATCCACCGCGTGAGCCTGGCCGGCAACGCCCCGGGCATCACGCTGCACGTCTACGCCGGTCCGGTGGCCCGCTGCCTCGTGTTCGACCCTCGCCGCCACCGCTGCGCGTCGCACTCGCTGCGCTACCACAGCATCTTCGGGCGGCCGGTGCGGCCCGACGAGGGCCGCGGCTCCGTCCCCCTGCACGTCTGA
- a CDS encoding Uma2 family endonuclease, producing the protein MTALQQLQPTSHSLLSALPSGWVGEILDGELVASPRLSVAPARAAFMMGVELGERLDPRRGGNGRWCFLRAPELHLGGDILVPDLAAWRRERVAAPPEPGAAFFTLVPDWICEVLTPATTALDRARKLPLYARAGVSHVWLVDPVARTLEVYQRLKRGWLLTASHEDDALVRAEPFPSVPLELGSLWLPDAAEEMPRLVALP; encoded by the coding sequence ATGACGGCACTCCAGCAGCTTCAACCCACCTCCCACTCCCTGCTCTCGGCGCTGCCGTCGGGCTGGGTGGGGGAAATCCTCGATGGCGAGCTGGTGGCCTCGCCCCGCCTCTCCGTGGCGCCCGCGCGCGCGGCCTTCATGATGGGCGTGGAGCTGGGTGAGCGGCTGGACCCGCGCCGTGGCGGCAACGGCCGCTGGTGCTTCCTGCGCGCGCCGGAGCTGCACCTGGGCGGGGACATCCTCGTGCCCGACCTGGCCGCCTGGCGCCGTGAGCGCGTGGCCGCCCCGCCGGAGCCCGGCGCCGCGTTCTTCACCCTGGTGCCGGATTGGATCTGCGAGGTCCTCACCCCCGCCACCACCGCGCTGGACCGGGCCCGCAAGCTGCCCCTGTACGCGCGGGCCGGCGTGTCCCACGTCTGGCTGGTGGACCCCGTCGCGCGCACGCTGGAGGTCTACCAGCGGCTCAAGCGCGGCTGGCTCCTCACCGCGAGCCACGAGGACGACGCCCTGGTGCGCGCCGAGCCCTTCCCTTCCGTCCCCCTGGAGCTGGGCTCGCTGTGGCTCCCGGACGCGGCGGAGGAGATGCCCCGGCTCGTCGCGCTGCCCTGA
- a CDS encoding tRNA modification GTPase, translating into MTPESATIVALATAPAAGAVGILRVSGPAALEVGRGLAPGVPASPTPRHAYLTSFVDAAGAVLDEGLFLYFQAPRSFTGEDVVELHAHGSPRLLRLLLARALEDARVRPALPGEFTRRAFLHGRIDLTRAEAVADLVAADSEAAVRAAAAGLSGALAERIRALELPLRELHADLEGVLNFPDEAEGADAEAGSRVAALRSAAEALRAEVGRGRLVRQGARVALYGPVNAGKSTLFNRLVGEARALVDDEPGTTRDALEARVEWDGLGVTLYDTAGLREAPGRVEALGIARTKELLAAVDLAVLVLPPGTSRDEAASWTREAGATPVLTVTGKCDVMTAARNPVEDDTNAASAVPSPLGDAASDGMSALPSPTPPRVSGLTGEGVDALRTSVLSRLWGGGTPSAVALVSERHADALRRTAEALGRAEEASRVSTLEVLSGEVGLALEALGEVSGTSVSEALLDTLFQRFCIGK; encoded by the coding sequence ATGACGCCTGAGTCCGCCACCATCGTCGCGCTCGCCACCGCGCCCGCCGCGGGGGCGGTGGGCATCCTCCGGGTGTCCGGGCCGGCCGCGCTGGAGGTGGGGCGCGGGCTCGCGCCCGGGGTTCCGGCGTCCCCGACTCCGCGCCACGCGTACCTGACGTCGTTCGTGGACGCGGCGGGCGCGGTGCTGGACGAGGGCCTGTTCCTCTACTTCCAGGCCCCCCGGTCCTTCACCGGCGAGGACGTGGTGGAGCTGCACGCGCATGGCAGCCCGAGGCTCCTGCGGCTGCTGCTCGCGCGGGCGCTGGAGGACGCGCGCGTGCGTCCGGCGCTCCCCGGTGAGTTCACCCGGCGCGCGTTCCTCCACGGTCGCATCGACCTGACCCGCGCGGAGGCGGTCGCGGACCTGGTGGCCGCGGACTCGGAGGCGGCCGTGCGCGCCGCCGCGGCGGGGCTGTCCGGGGCGCTGGCTGAACGGATCCGCGCGCTGGAGCTGCCGCTGCGCGAGCTGCACGCGGACCTGGAGGGCGTCCTCAACTTCCCCGACGAGGCGGAAGGAGCGGATGCGGAAGCCGGCTCACGGGTCGCCGCGCTGCGCTCCGCCGCGGAGGCGCTGCGCGCGGAGGTGGGGCGCGGACGGCTGGTGCGTCAGGGCGCGCGCGTGGCGCTGTACGGCCCGGTGAACGCGGGCAAGTCCACGCTGTTCAACCGGCTGGTGGGCGAGGCCCGCGCGCTGGTGGACGACGAGCCCGGCACCACCCGCGATGCCCTGGAGGCCCGCGTCGAGTGGGACGGCCTGGGCGTCACGCTCTACGACACCGCCGGCCTGCGCGAGGCCCCCGGCCGCGTGGAGGCCCTGGGCATCGCGCGCACGAAGGAGCTGCTCGCGGCCGTGGACCTGGCGGTGCTCGTGCTGCCGCCGGGGACTTCGCGGGACGAGGCCGCGTCGTGGACGCGCGAGGCCGGCGCCACGCCCGTGCTCACCGTCACCGGTAAGTGCGACGTCATGACCGCGGCGCGGAACCCCGTGGAGGACGACACGAACGCGGCCAGCGCCGTGCCCTCGCCGCTCGGCGACGCGGCGTCTGACGGGATGTCCGCCCTGCCCTCCCCCACCCCGCCGCGCGTCAGCGGCCTCACGGGGGAAGGCGTGGACGCGCTGCGGACCTCCGTGCTCTCGCGGCTGTGGGGCGGTGGCACTCCCTCCGCGGTGGCCCTCGTCTCCGAGCGGCACGCGGACGCCCTGCGTCGCACCGCCGAGGCGCTGGGCCGCGCGGAAGAGGCGTCCCGCGTGTCCACCCTGGAGGTCCTCTCCGGTGAGGTCGGGCTCGCGCTGGAGGCCCTGGGGGAAGTGTCCGGAACGAGCGTCTCCGAGGCCCTTCTGGACACCCTCTTCCAGCGCTTCTGCATCGGGAAGTAG
- the yidC gene encoding membrane protein insertase YidC → MTNDPLSPQSNDSQKRLLLALALSFAATAAYTFFFAPKGPPPGAEGTDGGVEVAATLDAGTPGMAAVPPPGMGAEDGGTHAEAPPPPARTVDFARPEVKYTFSSEGAGLTSAVLQGTKMREQQSLTVKEGFEKLFGKDIPPPPQMNLAHPVPGQPLPLAVTIEGGAPLAANTRYAVQEGPSDNGGSVAFTGRQGPWELTKTLQWPREGFEFTYTLQVRNTSAQAQTGELKVHYGRAIDPEFEHAPSFFGGVGNLSRSACWVEDKLHNLSPGDKPPEETRGPISFFGINQQYFLSALYPLEGALNGHCTLTATPTGREVSAGFPLKVEPGQVATFRFGGYLGPKDPDLLRPVPGAELRSVAGLSATTFHPALEDTVDFGIWAVVCKILLAVMKFFHGIVGNWGVAIILLTVVVKLVLLPLTYRSMVSMEAVKVLQPKMDEIRKKFADDKERQNLEIMKLYQEAKVNPLGGCLPLLIQMPVWIALFTSLRNSFEIYGEPFFGPIWRDLTYKDPTYILPLALGVSMIITQKMQPQMMDAAQARIMTWVMPIIFTFTLLQYPAGLSLYIFTNNVLSIGQQWGLRKWLDRKKNQTGGGTPAVVPAGGGKRK, encoded by the coding sequence ATGACGAACGACCCGCTGTCGCCCCAGTCCAACGATTCGCAGAAGCGGCTGCTCCTGGCGCTCGCCCTCTCCTTCGCGGCGACCGCCGCCTACACCTTCTTCTTCGCCCCCAAGGGGCCGCCTCCGGGCGCGGAAGGCACGGACGGCGGGGTCGAAGTCGCGGCCACGCTGGACGCGGGCACCCCGGGCATGGCCGCCGTGCCGCCGCCGGGCATGGGCGCGGAGGACGGGGGCACCCACGCGGAGGCCCCGCCCCCGCCCGCGCGCACCGTGGACTTCGCCCGGCCGGAGGTGAAGTACACCTTCTCCTCCGAGGGCGCCGGCCTCACCTCCGCCGTGCTCCAGGGCACGAAGATGCGCGAGCAGCAGTCGCTCACCGTCAAGGAGGGCTTCGAGAAGCTCTTCGGCAAGGACATCCCCCCGCCGCCGCAGATGAACCTGGCGCACCCGGTGCCCGGCCAGCCCCTGCCGCTCGCGGTGACCATTGAAGGCGGCGCACCGCTGGCGGCGAACACCCGCTACGCCGTGCAGGAGGGCCCCTCCGACAACGGCGGCAGCGTGGCGTTCACCGGCCGCCAGGGCCCGTGGGAGCTGACGAAGACGCTCCAGTGGCCGCGCGAGGGCTTCGAGTTCACCTACACCCTCCAGGTGCGCAACACCTCCGCCCAGGCGCAGACAGGCGAGCTCAAGGTGCACTACGGCCGCGCCATCGACCCGGAGTTCGAGCACGCGCCGTCCTTCTTCGGCGGCGTGGGCAACCTGAGCCGCTCCGCGTGCTGGGTGGAGGACAAGCTCCACAACCTGTCTCCGGGTGACAAGCCGCCCGAGGAGACGCGCGGCCCCATCTCCTTCTTCGGCATCAACCAGCAGTACTTCCTGTCCGCGCTCTACCCGCTGGAAGGCGCGCTCAACGGCCACTGCACGCTGACCGCCACGCCCACCGGGCGCGAGGTGTCCGCGGGCTTCCCGCTCAAGGTGGAGCCCGGCCAGGTGGCCACGTTCCGCTTCGGCGGCTACCTGGGCCCCAAGGATCCGGACCTGCTGCGCCCGGTGCCCGGCGCGGAGCTGCGAAGCGTCGCGGGCCTGTCCGCCACGACGTTCCACCCGGCGCTGGAGGACACCGTCGACTTCGGCATCTGGGCGGTGGTCTGCAAGATTTTGCTCGCGGTCATGAAGTTCTTCCACGGCATCGTGGGGAACTGGGGCGTCGCCATCATCCTGCTCACCGTGGTGGTGAAGCTGGTGCTCCTGCCGCTCACCTACCGCTCCATGGTCAGCATGGAGGCGGTGAAGGTGCTGCAGCCGAAGATGGATGAGATCCGCAAGAAGTTCGCGGACGACAAGGAACGCCAGAACCTGGAGATCATGAAGCTGTACCAGGAGGCGAAGGTGAACCCCCTGGGCGGCTGTCTGCCGCTGCTCATCCAGATGCCGGTGTGGATCGCGCTGTTCACGTCGCTGCGCAACAGCTTCGAAATCTACGGCGAGCCCTTCTTCGGCCCCATCTGGCGCGACCTCACCTACAAGGACCCGACGTACATCCTGCCGCTGGCGCTGGGCGTGTCGATGATCATCACGCAGAAGATGCAGCCGCAGATGATGGACGCGGCGCAGGCGCGGATCATGACCTGGGTCATGCCCATCATCTTCACGTTCACGCTGCTGCAGTACCCGGCGGGCCTGTCGCTCTACATCTTCACGAACAACGTGCTCTCCATCGGCCAGCAGTGGGGCCTGCGCAAGTGGCTGGACCGCAAGAAGAACCAGACGGGCGGCGGGACGCCGGCGGTGGTGCCCGCCGGGGGAGGCAAACGCAAGTGA
- the yidD gene encoding membrane protein insertion efficiency factor YidD, whose translation MSPLAFVIALPIRFYRRFLGPLLPKACRFHPSCSTYAMQALEKHGGVKGSALTVWRLLRCQPFHPGGFDPVP comes from the coding sequence ATGAGTCCACTCGCCTTCGTCATCGCCCTGCCCATCCGCTTCTACCGGCGGTTCCTGGGGCCGCTGCTGCCGAAGGCGTGTCGGTTCCACCCCTCGTGCTCCACCTACGCCATGCAGGCGCTGGAGAAGCACGGCGGGGTGAAGGGCAGCGCCCTCACCGTCTGGCGCCTGCTGCGCTGCCAGCCATTCCACCCCGGTGGATTCGATCCCGTCCCCTGA